Genomic DNA from Oncorhynchus mykiss isolate Arlee chromosome 2, USDA_OmykA_1.1, whole genome shotgun sequence:
CTTTCTTCTGCTTTCAGTTGCCATGCCAATACTTTGTGTGCTTTTTCTCCGAGTTCGTAGGAATGCTGTTTTAATTTAGTGAGGGCCCTCTCAGCTTGATATGTGTTCAGAgtataatatttcagttttttgttacCAAAAGCCTGTCTTTCATCTGCTCTTTGATGAATGCACAAAATTCAGGTTGCTTCAGGAGTGTATAatttagtctccatctatatgctCCATTTACCTTGGTAGGAATGGATTTTGATcatatcaatcaaatttatttataaagcccttcttacatcagctgatgtcataaaatgctgtacagaaacccagcccaaaacCCCAATCAGCAAGCAATGCGGGaatagaagcatggtggctaggaaaaactccctagaaaagccagaacctaggaagaaacctatttGAGGAACCagtctatgaggggtggccagtcctcttctggctgtgctgggtggagattataacagaacatggccaagacgttcaaatgttcatagatgaccagcagggtaaaataataataatcatagtggtcgtcgagggtgcaacaggtcagcacctcaggagtaaatgtcagttggcttttcatagtcgatcattcagagtatctctaccgctcctgctgtctctagagagttggaaacagcaggtctgggacaggtagcacgtccggtgaaaaggtcagggttccatagcctcaggcagaacagttgaaactggagcagcaccacgaccaggtggactggggacagcaaggagtcatcaagccaggtagtcctgaggcatggtcctagggctgagagagtaagagagagagtgagagagagagacttaaatTCACACCGGACAACAcagaagaaatactccagatataacagactgaccctagcccccgacacataaactactgcagcataaatataaTTGGAGAATGCATAATACCAGAGGAGAATGGTCACTATAAGCAATCTGGGAAGATAATCTGTATCTAACACTCTATGAAACAGTTGGGTCGATAGTGAAACGTTATCTATGTGGGTGTGAATAAAAAGATTACAGTAATTTTATTAATGTGTGCAAGCTTATTaataactgggataagcaatttaataaatgtgtcaagtgcagcgtctggttgctcgtcATTACACACCATGGaccaacaacataggaatcactacaaaacgtattgtaaGACCTCTTATAAACAATattaggcccagcttttggaactttggttttcctagatatggctactacattgtgatcactacatccaatggatttggatactgctttcaaacaaatttctgcagcattagtaaagataggATCAATACAtattgatgatttaattcctgtactgtttgtaactaccttggtaggttgattaataacctgaaccaggttgcaggcactagttACAGTTGGAAGCTTTatcttgagtgggcagcctgatgaaagccagtcaatatttaattcACCCAGAAAGTATACCCCTctattgatatcacatacattatcaagcatttcacacatgctatccagatactgactgttagcacttggtggtctacagCAGCTtccctcagtgctaacagtattactctggttcataggcatatgattactgcatacaatagctgtaggatcagcagaggcattccgGGCAGTAAGAGGGACATATGTTCATGACACCTCATGCCCATTGTAAATCTTTGAACAGCAGGCAAATCCTTTGTCCTCTCAGTATGGAGGATTGGAATGTGTGAGTGGGCCCTGTGGAGAACCTACCTCAGATCAGTAACATGCCATAAATGGTGGAAACAACAATTgatggaatatgaaaataaatgttgtttttgttatgttattaaaAGTTAAATGACGGCGTTATAACGAAACATTGTAACTTGAAGAGTTTTCATAATATGTATCTGATGTTCGTATCCTGTAcattgtgtggaaaatgtccagatCAAATAGAATgtgtttgtaaagatgaaatgtgaagttcgTTGTCTAAATTGGATCTGAGTAAAATCCATATCTTGCCTCATAACTAGTTACGCCCAGAGAACTTGCGATAAAGACAGAAACGCCCCTTTCTGACTCGAGGGTATATAACTTGTGAGTTAAGAATGTACAATTCAGACAAGGTGACCATGTGCTGCAGCCAAGGTTCGAGTAGTCGCAACCCAAAAATGCAACACGAGgttgaaaaatacaaaataacctcTTAACAATTTATGCTaaggatgagtagctgtgtctaagtgGGTGAATTCAAGCAGAACCAGCCGGTTATTCTGTCTAAGGAATCATGTCTACACTGCTTTCATTCCCACGCTGGAACCATCTATACACGGCTGATTAGCCGTCCGGAGAAGACCCCTTTTCAGAACGAGGGCGAGGAAACAAACCACTAAGAGAAAGGGCACTGACATCGtgtggacaatcagagacttacaCCTGGTAACGAAAGAAGTGCCGCCATCAGAGGAAAAGAGACAGCCCATCGGAGACCTTTGACACGTAATTATACCATTATATTCTAACCCATAAGAGCTGCAGTTCGGGGCAAGGTGTTAGGGCTAAACTAAGCATAGTTTACAAATGTATCCAAGTGTGCTTTTCTGTCGTGCACTCTCTTTCTAGTTCTAAATTACCCATTTACGTGTCCTATTGTGTTGGCCCACTAgggacatgtttcaatgtactaAGTTTATATAAAAAGcctagactgtgtgtttgtgtgtgtatatcttaTATTGTCATTTagcttgttagtaaataaataactcAATTGGTGTGGTACGGAATGATTTAGTGAGGCTCGGGTTTGTGCAGATTCACGTATTATGCGACGTTCAGGATGAGACTGtagaataaattaattaattagcgaCTTCTGTAAAATCGATATTAATTCATTGAATCCCGTAATTATAAACAgttaatcattcgatgaacagCAGTCACATTAATCAATACAAAGTTACGACAGAGGCTCAGATATTATGGGGTGTTTGTCAGTTCTATAAAATCCATCTTCAGCTATTCTaagctgcccttcataatgtaatTTGACCACACATGAACCATTCAGGTATCAGTTCCAGTGACTGACTCACAGCCTCAGGAAGCAACCTGGCGATATCGGAATGATCCGGTCTCTGCCGTGTCTCGAAGTAGATTGCAAGGCCAGAGCCACAGAACTCACCTGAGAAGAGGGCTGCTGAGAAGCCGGTTGTGAGCAGGCCACAACAGCCAAAGGGACAGAGCTCTGATCCAGAGAGCACGGCCCAGCTGAGGGGGTGGTCCAGGCTGTGCCCAGACAGTTGATTGACCAGGACAGGGAGAGTTAGCTGGAGGGGCATCCACAGCCAAGGAGGGAACACCCAAGCCCCTGGCAGAAAACCCGCTGGTACAGGGGCTCTAAGTGGTTTGAAAGTCTTAAGTCCGGACGCAGGGTAAGAAGGCATGCATCCATTTACGCTTACCTGGAGTCGAGACAATGAGCAGCCATTTTCTGGTTCAAGCTAGTAGAGGGGTGCAGTGGCAGAAACTGATCATAGTCCAGGAAGGTCCCATTATGATCCTCTTGGATGTTTTGATAGGAAGCATTTAAAGAGGGATACTAAGAGCCATTGTAATGTATAAATAAGACAATACTGGTTTATTGAACAGTTGTAACAGCTATGTCATTTGAGAGAAGATATTTTGTGCATTTGTGAAACATTCTATTttgtacatttaaaaataaaaaatatattttacctttatttaactaggcaagtcagttaagaacatattcttattttcaatgacagcccaggaacattgggttaactgccttgttcagaataacagatttttaccttgtcagctcggggactcgatcttgcaaccactaggctacctgccgccccatgtaaATGGTTGATGATTTTATATGAAAAACACTCATTACAAATGACTTGAAGCCGAAGCTACATCTCCGTGTGATTTATTTCTATACTTCCCCTGTTCAGGGGTATAACAGTTGCAGATATAGCGAGGATTTATGTTTTTATATTGAGTTTTTTTGTCATAAAGAATACAATGTAATCTTTGCGTAAATAGCGCTTCTTAGATACTGACATAATGTCCAACAATGACAAAATCCAACTTCTGCTAAGTTCAGACCACCAACATTATTTTCTCAGACAGAATACAGCTAAatgatttctcccctgtgtgtccTCATATGACCTGTCAGATTGGTGCCAGTCCTGAAACATTTGTCACAAAAACGGCAATggtatggtttctctcctgtgtggatccTAATGTGTGCTTTCAGATGTTCACTCTGAAAGAAGCCTATGCCACAATCAGGACAGACATATGGTTTCTCGCCTGTATGAGTCCTCATGTGCACTCTAAGATGGGACCCAGTGCTGAATCTTTGGCCACAATCACGACAGTGAtgtggtttctctcctgtgtgagtcctcATGTGCACTGTCAGCTTACTATTCCTTGTAAAACATTTACTACAAACTTTACAAGAAAACTTAGCTGCACTGTGAATTTGAAGGTGATCTTTCATACTTTCTGTGGATTCGATGCATTTTCCACACACACCACAAGGATGTTCTTTATCCATTGTATGAGTTTGCACATGATTCACTAAAGAACCCATGTAATGAAAAGACATGCCACACACCTTACAATGACAAGGAGCATTATGACTTTGACTAGGTGATTTCAGAATGGAGGACTTTGTGGAATTCCTACCCTTATTATTGGCACGATAGCTCTGTCTTTTTACTGTCcatgttttatttgattttcCTCGCTTAAAACCTGACTGAGGGACTCCACTTTCCATCCCATTGACAGTTGCACTGTTTTCTCTCTGAACTGCAGAACAGTCTACTGCAGCGAGAGTATGAGAGTCACTGGTTAGTTCTGATACCAGGTAATCCTCTTCGTAGGGTTCGGTATTGATCGGTTTAGTTGAGGTGCTGGGTAGAGAGACTCTCTCTCCGTTAACTTCATTTTGACCATCATAAAGATATGAGTGCAGAGTTGGGTTCTCATCACAGTCACCTTTTACACAAGCAGGAATGAATATGGAGTCTTTGCTATCATCTTCTAGCCCTTGAAGCTGCTCTTCCCATTGACTGGTTCTgggttcctcctgctcctctttaATCTGTGTAAACTCTGGGTCCTCCTGTCTCAGACTGGGGCTCCACTCCTGCACACACTTCTGCTGATCAGGGTGAACCTCCTCTTCAGACACACGGAAAGTGAGCTGCTGGAGGTCTGAATAAATTAGAACGCAAACGTTGTCATGAGACTGCAATCattaaatcaaatttaaaaatctaatcaaatgtatttatatagcccttcttacatcagctgatatcttaaAGTGTTgtaaagaaacccagcctaaaaccccaaacagcaagcaatgcaggtgtagaagcactagGCAAGTCAAATCACAATGACAGCAGGTGAGTTTACAGCATGAAATAGAAAACGCAAATGCTCATAAGAATCGTcctataaatacagtatattttgtTACATAAAAAATACAATCAAGGTAACTAGACAAACGAATGACCCAAACCTGCTCTGTGCAGCTTTAACTCCGGTTTAAGGGCGATTTCAAGCAGCCTTTGCAGACGATCGTTTTCATCCTTTGAACGGGAAACTTCTTCCTGGTACTCAGTTATTGTTTTTTCAACTGCCCCGAAGATCTCATCAACAGCAACTGCTAATCGCTCGTTGAGAAACACCCTCAACAACTGTATTTTAGACATGTTTAGATAATGCAAGTTACAGCTAGCTACCTTTGTGCCCTGACCACCGTAAAGCAGGCAAGAATAAGTACTTCCGGGTCATAGATTTTTGGAATCTTTCAGAATAAGAGACCTGTCCTGTATACTTTGTAAATTAATAATTAGGGAGAAAATGATGGTAAATGTGCACAATTATCAATATATGTTATACTACTTATCATACAAATAATAATTACGTGTCATAATAATCACTTATTGCACCATAAATTATTGCCTGTACATTGTGTTACAGTAAAAGATCGGTGCATTCTACTCAAGTGCACTTATAGTTTCCCAATCCAGAGTTTACAACAATTTTGCGGCCATTAAAGAGGGGCCATTGGACATTTTGCACAATGTAGCAACGCCCATTTCCGCTTTACTTCCTACCCGATACATAGCTTCATGTTCTGATCGCGTCCTGTCAGCCTGATTTTAGCCATATTTGCATCGAAGTCGCTGGTTTTATCATTAtctcagtatattaatataatcatatttctggagcGTTTTTTAAAATATTTCTTGCTGAAATTTCTGTGTTCTGTCTTTTTTTTGTctcttagctaactagctattaaccaggtaggccagttgagaacaagttctcatttacaactgtgacctggccaagataaagcaaagcattgcgacaaaaacaacaacacagagttacacaaacaaacatacagtcaataacacaatataaaaatctatgtacagtgtgtgcaaatgtagaagagtagggaggtaggcaataaataggccgtagaggcgaaataattacaatttagcattaaaactggagtgatggatgtgcagatgatgatgtgcaagtagagatactggggtgcaaaagtttgttaacttggcttttgaagattttagaaaggcagggcaggatggatataggtctataacagtttgggatCCCACTCCTTGTGGGTTTTTGTTTCGATGACGCTTCAGTCATGTCAGGAAACAGATGAGGGGAGGGGTACAAGTCCTACTAAAGCAAACATTTAAGCAAGCGGTATATGTGCATTGCAACTCCCACCGTTTGAATTTGGATCTGTGCACCACGGCACAAGTGTTGGGACATGTCAGTACTTCTTTTGACACAGTAAACCAGCTACACACATTTATGAGTGGATCCCACAGACATGCTGGATTcatagaggtacagaaagagttGCATCCCGATAGACCATGTATCGAGCTAGAAAGATCCACGGGTGTACGGTGGAGTTCAAAATCAGGGTCTGTGTGTAAAGTGCTGTTACTGCTAGATGTCATTTTAGAAGTTCTTGCAGATTTTTTCAGAGGCTTGTGGACAAACCAAATTAGAAGCCGATGCCCTCTTACACCAAATCCAGAACAATACGTTTTTATTCCTGTTAGTCACGTTTAGTAAATTGTTTGACACTAGTGATTTTGCTATGAAGGCATTACAAAACTCAACATTATCTGTGACGGACTGTATTGGTTTAATTTAAATCCTCAAAAGCAGCTTTTCTACATTCAGAGATAACTCAGGGGGAGACTTTGATAAAGTTCTCAAGCTATTTGAAGATATTATTATTAAGCATGATATTAGTCATTGGGACGTGAGCGCATCACGGCAGCGAAAACTGCCTGTAAAATTGGCAGACAGTGTAGTCACAACTTCATTAGGGAATACATCCAGCATCAAGAGTGACCGTGACCTGAGGCAACACATGGGATCATGCGAGCGGCAGCCTCCTTTTCCAAAGAATCCCAAACCTGCAGCCTTAAAGAGCAGCTGAAGACCACATGCGATCATTATGCAATATCAATTGAGGTTACTGAattcactgtttttattcagtagTTGAGTCGAAAAATGAACATGGGAAAGAGTGACTTTTCCTCCTCCTGTACTTGACAGCTGCCCTGATGATATTTTCCCTAATATAAACTCTCTGTTAAGGATTATTGTCACACTTCCAAtgacatggggcggcagggtagcctagtggttagagtgttggactagtaacagagATAGCTCCAAGTACTATGCACTAGTATAAAACGATTGTATTACGAAATAATATACGGTGCAcatcgcaaaataaatgtaataaacaAGTTGAAAAATGCCTATCCAAATTTTTCTAGGCCTatcaaccccccaaaaatctggcTACGCCcctgtgtttagtcccaggttccttggACATAGGCAGGATCCTTGGACATAGGCAGGGTCCTTGGACATAGGCAGGGTCCTTGGACATAGGTAATGTACATAGGTACATACCACTGAACTGTTTGCTGTAACAAACACCCAATGTTGTTTTGACCTCTACACTGTACAGAGGCATACAGTACAGAGTTATGAGTCTGAATGGACTCCAAGTGCTAAACTATTACATAGTGTGAATCTAAATTGGAATGTTATTGTTACGGAAATATATTGCCGTGTTCTAGAGTGAGACCCTCCAGACCCAGAGCCGTTCTACCAGTCCCCGGGCCATGACAGGGCGCCAGTGCCTGTTGGGATGGAGAAGGGGAACGTGGTCTACTTCATTGACTCAGGTAACCCTAATGTGTCAGTAAGGTCCCCTTGTCACAGCGCTGCCCTTCGCAGATTTCATTTTCTCAGTGTTACCTCTCTCACCGGTCCTTCTTCCTCCTTTTCGTATTCTTTCCCCTGTTTAGCCACAAAAACCTCCTACTTCACCTGCTCTCACGTGGGGGGGAGCTGGGGGCTCATCAAGAGCTCCACCTCCTGTGCCACGCATCAGGACCAGTCCTTTGAGTCATGCTTCGAGAGTGGCAACCTGCAGAAGGCAGTTCAAGTGTGAGTCTATGGAGCCTGTATCAGTGTGTTTTTACACTTTACCAATTGTTGCTAAGTTGCAGACAGGGGTCACTGTGTTTAGGCAATAATCTttccttctcactctctttctaccccccctctcccacTTACACAGTGGTGTCCATAACTACAAGCTCACCCTGCACACTGATATGTACACCACCAAGCACACGCAGTGGAGAGTACTTCCGGGTCAGAAACATGAAGGCTAGCAGTCTGTACTGCACAGGCATGAGGTCCATGCTCTACTCTGAGATAGCCGCCTGGGAGAAGGGACGGCTGGCACCGGACTGCCTCAAGCATCAGGTACTACCACAACCAGCATCATAAGGCTGAGCaggacaacaacaccaccacGAACATCAAATCCCTCACCTGGACCTG
This window encodes:
- the LOC110497288 gene encoding zinc finger protein with KRAB and SCAN domains 8, producing MSKIQLLRVFLNERLAVAVDEIFGAVEKTITEYQEEVSRSKDENDRLQRLLEIALKPELKLHRADLQQLTFRVSEEEVHPDQQKCVQEWSPSLRQEDPEFTQIKEEQEEPRTSQWEEQLQGLEDDSKDSIFIPACVKGDCDENPTLHSYLYDGQNEVNGERVSLPSTSTKPINTEPYEEDYLVSELTSDSHTLAAVDCSAVQRENSATVNGMESGVPQSGFKRGKSNKTWTVKRQSYRANNKGRNSTKSSILKSPSQSHNAPCHCKVCGMSFHYMGSLVNHVQTHTMDKEHPCGVCGKCIESTESMKDHLQIHSAAKFSCKVCSKCFTRNSKLTVHMRTHTGEKPHHCRDCGQRFSTGSHLRVHMRTHTGEKPYVCPDCGIGFFQSEHLKAHIRIHTGEKPYHCRFCDKCFRTGTNLTGHMRTHRGEII